From Glycine soja cultivar W05 chromosome 4, ASM419377v2, whole genome shotgun sequence, the proteins below share one genomic window:
- the LOC114410759 gene encoding uncharacterized protein LOC114410759 codes for MPFGEALQQMSLYAKFLKDMLTKKNKYIHSDTIVVEGNYSAVIQRILPPKHKDPSSITIPCSIGEVSVGKVLIDLGANINLMSLSMCQKRGELEIMHTRMTLQLADRSVSRPYGVIEDVLVRLKHLIFPVDFVVMDIEEDADIPIILGRPFMSTARCVVDMGKKKLELGIDNQKISFELFDEEKHLSDQNVCLQVKEFDEKVMKERTKIGLG; via the coding sequence atgccctttggagaagctctACAGCAGATGTCGCTCTATGCTAAATTTCTAAAAGATATGCTAACTAAGAAGAACAAGTATATTCATAGTGACACCATAGTCGTGGAGGGAAACTACAGCGCTGTAATTCAACGTATCCTTCCACCAAAACATAAGGATCCAAGCAGTAtcactataccttgttctatagGTGAAGTTTCAGTAGGCAAGGTTCTTATTGATTTAGGAGCCAATATTAATTTGATGTCGCTTTCCATGTGCCAGAAACGTGGGGAGCTGGAGATAATGCATACGAGGATGACTTTACAGTTAGCAGATCGCTCTGTCTCCAGACCctatggagtgattgaagatgtTCTGGTTCGATTAAAACatcttatttttcctgttgattttgtTGTAATGGACATTGAGGAAGATGCAGATATTCCTATCATTTTGGGACGTCCATTTATGTCTACTGCAAGATGTGTAGTAGACATGGGAAAGAAAAAGCTGGAGTTAGGCATTGATAATCAGAAAATCAGCTTCGAGTTGTTTGATGAAGAAAAACATTTGTCGGACcaaaatgtttgcttacaggtgAAGGAGTTTGATGAGAAGGTTATGAAGGAGAGAACCAAGATTGGTCTAGGATAA